The window attctgcagttcatttggacggcgtccagattggctggacggcgtccaactgtGAAGGGCTGGACAGCGTCCAAGAgtttggatggcgtccagattaGTACACAGACCCTGtttgctgaaaacacacaagtgcacgaaccaaaactcaaacaaacataatttgtgaaccgaaaacacttagaacatgtatcttacaccgttgaaaaggtattttgacaaggaaaatgactaaacacatttcatcaatcaattccacatttacaataaccaaaaccgcattaaatgttcatcatttattgcatctaagttcataaatctcatttcatgattcggtgatccaatatacatatatgatatgctgtttcgaatgtaattaaacacacattgcaactaaacactcaccaacaacatttcaaagcattcaatgcaccaaaagttcatttaaaagttcatcaaaccctaatcaagaatcatgaattcatctactttgtttatgaagtttttctaagtcaactaacataccaaaacgaagctaatgatgctagtaacacatttaatacatgaggtttaacatctaacaacatttaatcaactaaaatcaaggattaaactaacccatttcaagagttcatgctagttactcaaaacaacaaaatcgaacaaaccaaacacatattcatgttagacttgagccatagacactaattaacacacttttaagtcaagaacatcaagaatatgaaatctagagtttttagaaagttacccaaatgagatgaagttggtatcaagttgtagagggtgaagagaggattccaaatatgtaatcggatttgttgtgagcttcctagatcgaatttagatgattatTTAATGAATTTGGGAGTTGAGAGCAAAAAGTGGAAGTAGGaggaagagagaaagagatgagtgaatgaatgagtggtggtgaagtggttgactagttgacctagtcatcactTTGGCCACTAGTcatgattagtccctcaagtttgtagtcaggTGCGGGAATTGATCGGacgaaatattttaaatacgctagagtaaacgagagatgttaaaattaaACAACGTGAATATTAGAAACGCTAAGTAACggaagatacgaatctagatacgaagggtattatataaaataaaaagacgggcgttaaaataatttaacgaaaaaatgcgggatgttacacatattcaatcataagatatattgaatccatgacgggtaatgtttttacagcacgttcttgctgattgtcattttaatgaaaaattgttccctacaTTAGGGGgataaatgaaaaaaaatgatgtttcatgatgtgaacatcaattaaggtatcttgatcatcgcacaaaagaatgcgaaataaaagttcaaaaataatgcatatgcaagaagttgcaaataaattacccgatgcatttacagataaaaaaaagggagtgactaaatcatatatatatataccagcagtaaatgcttaagctagaattgaaattccaaaagctggcaataatgtcactcatgagtcttcgtcacgccagaaacgtgggagaccaattggttcaaatgaTAAAAATCCTTAAAAATAAAagcagctgataatgaggtaaaagaaaatgttcaagaagaaccacaaatcaatactctttgtgcagaggagattgataatgtcaatacagaattttcaatcaattatgtacattcaaaaatattatggaaccgaaatgaaatgaaaaatcttgaagagatattttcatataatgttgcatatgacatcatgaatgatgatgatgatccagaaccaaaatctgtcatgaaatgtcaaaatagacatgatcgggatcattggaaaggagaaaTACGAACTAAATTTGAATCGCCCAATAAAAGAAAAAATTTCAGATCAatagttatcacttttaaagatgtgaaatgtatgggatacaaatgaattttaattcgaaaagaaaataagaaaaatgaacttacaaggtcaagccagacttgtaattcaagatttctctcaaagactaggaatggattatgagaaaaacttatcctcctgtaatagatgcaattacttttagatacttaatcaacatgGCAGTTTCTTAAAAAATGCATCTTatagatgttgttactacttatatatatggatcacttaatagtgatatatatatatatatatacctaaagggtttaaggtatccaaaagcatttaatgaaccaaggaaatgtattccattaaatcataaaggtctttatatgggttgaaagaatcgggtcgcatgtggtatacccgattaagtgattacttgataagcaaagggtatacaaataatcttattttcccatgtgttttcattaagaaaacaacatccggatatgtgattatagctgtttatgtcgatgatcttaacatcataggtacaaataaagagattcatgaagtcgttcaacttctaaagaaagaatttgaaatgaaagatctcggaaaaaccaagtattgccttggtttacaaattgagcatatgcctaatgatttacttgtacatcaaacagctTATACAGAAACGAtgttaaaacgttttcaatatggacaaggcaaaaccattaactactcttatggttgttagatcacttaatgttgacactgatccatttcatccctgtgaagatcatgaagatattctgggaccagaagtgtcatatcttagtgcaattgaagctcttatgtatcttacaaattgtacaagacctgacatttcttttacagttaatttgttggcaagattcagctcagctcctaccaaaagacactggaatgggatcaaacaaatatttcgataccttcgaggaactactgatttaaaattattttattctaacgcttcaaaacaagatttggttgattatgtatatacgggtcattcatcaaatcctcataaagataactcTCAaatgatatgtattcctaaatggaggcaccacaaaatcatggcgttcttaaaacaaacacttgttgcaacatcatcaaatcatgacgaagtgattgcattatatgaaactactcgaaaatgtgtttggttgagatcaattcttgtggactagaacgctataaaagaccaacaactatcttcaccaacaactatatatgaagataatgcagcttgcataatacaaatgaaagaagagtatcaaaagtgacagaacaaaatataaatgctgacgaggcgccaaagccatagacggtcttaacggtcataagtgtGATGGAAaaaaatggtatgttggtaaggctcagaaaagactaaaagggaataggaattgaaacaagggtttgagcaaaccatgaaggagactgtagacaaatcacaggggctaaacttgtacataaaaaatttagatgatacagtttcagatgaaaacctcagattcttctcatatactcaagatctcgtgaaagacaaccagattaaaatgagatacgttcaatcaacaacgctgctgatctttataccaaagcactgtcaaccgctgttttcagaacacacgttcacaatattggcatgaggcaagttcaaaagatgtgacgactcaacgatgtctacttgagagggagtcaactctatgctgcactctttttcccttggctaaagtttttatcccactagatttttctttagcaaggtttttaacgaggcagtactagttgatctctaatgaaaataaattatcatccaaggggaagTGTTGTGATACTAAAGTCAAAAGTGGGTGGCTGATAATTTATATCACACTCCACAAAAGTCCAATATTGAAATTGACTTGTAATGCATATCTCGTGATTGTACAGTATTTTAAGTGTTATAAATATGCACCGATGAATGTAAATCATGTGTACCATTTTCTAATATACTTATACAAGTATTATATTTCTTTCTCTCATATAATTTCTACTCTTATATTATAAGAAGTTTGTATCTAAATTAGTATACTAAGAGTTGTTATAAACAACTAAATTACAACAGAAATGAATTAATAAAGCAATTGAAATGATTTAAGATATATTGTTAAAATGTCTATTTTATCCTTCATTTAATATGTTAACTGAATTAATTAGCTTCCTTAACAAAGTAAGTGAAATAAAAAATTATGAGTAAATGTTTTGCTGACTTCCATATATAAAAAGGGTAGTATTAGATTTTTAGTGACTTTTTAGTATTATTTTCAGTGATGAACATTTATTTTGAGACATATATAAATACTAATGTGGACTCTTTTTATGGAACAAATGGAGTAattgtttatttttatttacagTAACGAATGATATTTTTAAGACAAACAAAAATAGTTCCGAATAAAATTACTAACCGTctaaaaaactaaaaagtcaagaAAACACCCAATTCTAAAAACCCAAGGAGGATGCAATGAAGAAAACCAGCTCCACACGAGATATTGTTGAACATCAAGAACAAAACAAATAAGCATCTCCGTCATAAATTAGTACTAACAAAGTAGTTTTAGTgtgtatttgataatactaaatgaTTAAGTGctggttcataatctgaatgattcgAATGGATCGAATGAAATTGTTTCTAAATGACATTAACCTCTTTGATAATTCTATTGAACAGTTAATGTGAATAATGTAAAATTCTCGTATTAACCATTAACATGAATaaaaactacaatatgcttgtttaATAAGTGTTTTTGGTATAATTTAAAAAGAATGTTATATAAAATTTACGTGTTTAATGGTTAAGAGAAAATTTCAGATCTTAATAGTTCAACATTGAATGTTGAACTATTCAACATCATCTATCATTCATAGGTCGAGAAAAAGACGCTTTAAATGCTAGATCATTTAGCATTCAACGTGTTAAACGTGTTAAACAAAGCACCGTTAGATAGAAGTTAAAACGGAACGTACCTAAAAGGCTAAAAACTTGATTCGTTTTGCCGAGTCAAGAGGCAAAATATCTTGAGTCAAAGTTGCCAAGGACAAGTACAGTCATGTATAGCAGTCCTAATCTATCGATAGTAACAGAAATTCAAACATGACGCTGTCACTTTGACCAATTCTTGATTTTCAATTTCCCGGTCAAAATTGGCCACCACCAACTTAACGTCCTTTATGCAACTCTTCATCTTCAAGTtccttaataataatatcattcaaaactctatattaccctaattaataatatattaatattcctTGCCAAGTCTTAGTTCAACAATTTCCGCCTACTTTTTCTGAATTCTTCTTTACTTATTTTCTTAATCTCTAATCTTGTTGTTTACATGATAGCTAAGTTGTTTACTTGGACTTGATCTTCTTCAAACAAAACACTCCAAATCAGTTTATTGCTGCCCTTTCCTAGAACCATCCTCACATGGGTATAATCACTTTTTCATTTTTTACCTAAAACTAACATGTTCGAAGAAAAAGACAGTCCACAGCCACCACAGCCAAAGCCGCCGCCCGGTCAAAAACATAATCAGAAAACATATTCTCGGTCAGCATCATGGGCGGCTGGCAAGGCACGTGCTTGTTTGCCTCCTCTTCAGCCTCTTTCGGTTTCCAGACCGAAAGCTGACGAGTGGCCAAGGGCTAGTTCTGACGATCTCGGTGTATGGCCTCATACTGCGCCAACCACGCCTGGTGTTAAACCTAAACCGCCGTTGAATTTGAATAAGAATTTAGGTAAACCACCTAGGGAATTCGAATTCAAGAAAGATAAACTTGCCTTTTTCGATAAAGAATGTTCAAGGATCATAGAACATGTGTTTTTAGGAAGTGATGCAGTTGCCAAGAACCGTCATGTTCTTCGCCAAAACGGGATCACACATGTTTTGAACTGTGTCGGTTTTGTGTGTCCTGAGTATTTCAAGAATGATTTGGTGTACAAAACACTCTGGCTTCAAGACAGCCCATCTGAAGATATTACATCTATTCTGTATGATGTTTTCGACTACTTTGAGGATGTGAGGGAGCAAAATGGGCGAGTTTTCGTTCACTGTTGTCAAGGGGTATCACGTTCGACGTCTTTGGTCATAGCATATCTTATGTGGAGAGAAGGTCAAAGCTTCGAAACAGCGTTTCAACAAGTGAAAGCTGCGAGAGGTGTAACTAACCCAAACATGGGTTTTGCGAGCCAGCTTCTACAGTGTCAGAAACGGGTTCATGCCATGCCGGTTAGCCCGAGTTCAGTTTTGAGAATGTACAGAATTGCCCCTCATTCTTCGTACGCACCGCTTCACTTAGTACCGAAACTATTGGCTCGACCTAATGCAATGGCTCTTGATTCTCGTGGGGCGTTTATTGTTAACGTTCCTTCTGCTGTTTATGTGTGGATTGGGAAGATTTGTGATTCGTTAATGTATGAGAGCTCGAGGTTAGCAGCATCACAGGTTATTCGATATGAGAAGGCAAACGGTCCAGCTTTGACCATAAAAGAAGGTGATGAACCGATTGAATTTTGGAATGCACTTGGGAACGATCAAGGTCAGGATCGGTTAATAGAATGTACCGTTGGTCAAAGGAGAGTCGATGACTATGATATCGATTTTGGGGTTTTTGGTAAGGCGGCGAATAGTGGGGTGGTTCCACCTTTTTCGATAAGGGGAAACGATTCGGAGATGTGTTTGCCAGCTAGGCGAAGCGGTTGGGAACGATTGAGAAGGAAGTTTGCTAATGGAGTGATGAAGGAGTTGATTACCTCGGTTAAAGAAGTCGAGTCACCCGGTGCTTCTCCTGATTCGTGTTCTTCGTTTTCAGCCAATCAGAAATGGACAAAGAAGGGAGATGGAGGTGATGAATCTGAATGCGAGTCACGCGAATcgttttcttcgtttcttgttgaAGATTCAAGAAAATTCGATACGATATCTCCTTCGATCTCACCTTCAACGTCTGATTACTCGAACTCGTTCTCGTTTTCACCCACATCATCTAACTGGTCTGATTTATCTGTATTAGAAGCCTCGGAACCTGGTATTAATCTAAACCCTAACACAAAATCGAGAGAGATTCCAAAGAATCTGGTCAGGACATGGTCGTTTTCTATGGATGATCAAAGCATGGAAGATGTTGAAGAATCTACAGTAGAAGACGATGTAACTTACGATGGGAGTTATGTTCTTTATCAGTGGCCTACTATGGAGAGGGTCGAAACGGGAGGTTTGGGTATTCCTGATTCAAGTTGTGTGTATATAACTTACGGGTCGGGTGTTTTGTATATATGGGTGGGGCATGATTTCTCAGACAACAATGTCGAATGGCAAATGGTTGGTAATGAGTTTCTTCTTAGTAAAGGCCTAGAAACAAGCTCTATTGTTCAGGTAAATACGTCGAATCAGTAATCACAAAGCTTACAAATGTTACCTTGATTGTTTAGTCAAATCTATTACTAACTATGACCTATTTTAATGAACAGATAGTCAGAGAAGGCGATGAACCAGATCAACTATGGAAGCATCTTCACTGTTTCTCATTCCAAAACACAGCAGATAAAGATCAAAATGGATGAATCAGAAAATTAGCTAAAGGGGCATAATGGTCTTATTTTATTCCGTTATGTGGAACCTGTatagtttcaagttctaaaactaaTCACAAGTATAAACTCCAAATGTATTTATTTCAGTTTCTTCTAAGTTCAATGTAGCTATCAATAATTTGCAGGAACTGAACAATTCCCATCTTATTTAATATCTTAAATTTGGATATATAGATGTTGGCAGTTTGAGGCAGATTAAAAGTAGAAGTATATGGTTATTCCACCAAATACTGATATATCAACCTTTATACAAAGATACTTAATAACCAAATCTCAAAAGTGTATAATATGAAATGGCATAGACTTGTATTACAttacataattataatataatatagtatagAGCACTGGGTCTCATACCTCAAAATAGCCATAGTTTCACACATAGGCTCGGCCTCGATAAACACTTCACTTAAACAAACGATTACATTTACATCATATTACCATTTCGTCCTCGACCACGTCCAAGTCCATTGTCACGACCACGGCCACGACCTCGACCTCTTGGGGCCCCGCGTGACCATGGTCTTTCATTGCCACGAGAACTTTCAACCTGCCAGTTTGTTTGTTTGGCTGAACTGGGCCTCGAGACTACAAATTCGGACCATGGCCTTCCCCAGGAACTTCCTGTTTCACAATTGTTCTCAGTGGGTCCCGTCTTCTGTAAGTTTGTCCAGCTGGCATTATTTTCTGAAGAAGGTGGGTCCAAAGAATTAGCCTTGTCCAATTCTTTATCCTCGGATGAAGCTTTATTAGCATCTGGACCTGTGCTTGAACTTGGACCACCCGCATCATACGAACACTGGTTCAGCACATAAGGGTCGACCTCAGGGTTTACCTTGCTGAACCGATCCCATGCAGATACTTCACCATCTCCTAACCATGGTCGATGTGTCAGCAAGAATATATATAAGTAGATACAACATGTTTCACTATTTCGTCTTAATAAAATATCCTTTTACAGAATTATTTAGAATCTAACAGTAAAACCTTGCCTATAAATAATATAGTTAACTCATACACTAGATATACATGTAATAGCATTATACATGCTACAATAAGAACCATAGGCTACCAAGGAGGACATGTATGATGTGAAGGCAATACTAATAGTAACTAGATAATCATCATTGTTATGATTAACTTGGATCAAACTCATGAATGAAATTTTTATGTTTAAAGTCATTTTAACTGTCAAACTTGTTTATCAGTTAGCTAAggttgataaatatatatatacacacacatacctgGATTGGAGTCTTTTGAGGCATCTGTTTTGTTGTCATTACTGTTGTACACCAAGTTTTCTGCAACATCTTTATCTTTACCATCACTTAGAGGAGTTCGACaaccattatcattcacagtttttTCAGCATCTGGTTCATATTGCTTAACGATGCGTACATCAACAAGAGCTGAATAGTTTATCTACACAAAAGAGAAATTTTTAGTACCTAAAGATGAGGCATTTCACTTTTAGTACTAGGCCAAAGGTCTCGATAAGCAAGACATTGGGGACCAAATGAGGAACCACACAAATAGAACAGACACAGTAGAATAGAGAGATAGATAGCACTAAAGGTGGCAAAACGGCATATTAGACATTGGGCAAAATCTAAAAACTTCAATCCAAAGTTGAACAGGTACAGGGCGACCCGAAAACAAAGTTGTTTATTCTTTAAGTGTATTCAATAAAAATACAAGTAAACAATGTGCTAAACATATTTGAGAAAACAATATTACAAAAAAATATAACCTTTTTTCATTCAATGTGCTAACCTCATGGTTTTTTCTGGCCGGAGGTCCATAGGAAGCAGCCTCTCTGTCCTCTagtatagggagggacgactttTTTTACCCGCTGACCGATAGGTAGCCGTGGGTAGAGGgatgacttcccttttactctagggtagaggaaagactgtctacatctaacctcccccatactccactttggtggaattgggtattgttgttgttgttgttgttcattaAATGATTAAGGATGTTGTTATGAATAATTTGAATGGACTTTGAGACTTTCAGATCCATTTGACCCACTGCATTTCTAGTTAGATCCTTTCATCTTTAAATTTTAACCCATTAGAGATACAAGACAACCAAATCGACCCATTTAGGTAATCAAAATTGCTAACTCTAGAGAACATTAGCACGTGCTGAAAGGTTTAAGTACCTCTAAAGTACCATCTTCTCCATAGACAGAGCCATTGGGCCCATCTTCATTGATGTTTTCTGGAGCAATAGGGTATTCTGGAACTTGAATCAAAACAATGTCCCTGGCATCATAATATGATATTCTTCCAACCTGCAATGTAAGTTGACTCTTAACCCAACAAATAAACGAATAATATCAGACACTTTCAACAaagttgcttctataaatcaaggtACCCGAAAAGATGAAAACTCAGGTATCCATGAAGAATTCAATTCCAGAAGACGATATGCAATCACATCACCTTCCTGCAAATTACAGAAATTTACATAATCAGGCAATTAAACGTGTGCGTGCACGTTTGCGTGcacgcgtgtgtgtgtgtgtgtgtgtgtgtgtgagagagagagagagagagagagagagagagagagagatacgtTAGGTTCAGAACAAGGAGGAAGCTTGTCAAAATCATTTGGATCAATAACAGGTACTTGTGCATTTTTAAACAACACTTTGAAAGATTCTATAGTTGATCTTCTAGATTCTTTCTTTCGAGCTGTTGAAAACTTATCTCTACTCCAATTTTGACCCTTTCTCTTGTTGTTGCTACCTTTCCACTTAGAAATTTCCTAAAACACAAAGGTTTAAGAGCCAAATAATTAACTATCAGAAGCTATCTACAACTTTTTCAGAGTTAAATATGAGCATGATAAACATACACTTGATACTCCAATCTGTTTTCTTGGTTGATCTGAAAGAAACAAGAATGATAATTAGCACTCAGCAATGACAATAAAATATCAATGTACAACATGCATTTACGGTACAACGTATCTAAGCATCCACCTTCATTCGTGTATTCAAACCGAATATGGCCAGGCTTTGTCCCAGATGGGCCCACATCTCCATTCTGCACAGGCATTTTAGATGCCTGTTTCCAGTGTAGCTGCAAGTTGGAAGAATAAATCAATAAATACTCTACTTTATATTATAAAAAGTTTGGTGCACAATTAATTACTTACGAGTCCTTTTGGCTGACCATTAGCTTCTTTGTTTTTAGCTCTTGTTACTTCAGGCTTTGAAGAAGGCTGTGTCTGCAATTTCAACATACAGGAA of the Rutidosis leptorrhynchoides isolate AG116_Rl617_1_P2 chromosome 5, CSIRO_AGI_Rlap_v1, whole genome shotgun sequence genome contains:
- the LOC139849935 gene encoding coilin-like; translated protein: MGTPSLRLRLVFEDRSILTKIQRSDGMNQSWILLKSQQYRTISDVCTYLLHIFQLHRSCPNGIILSMDGFALPPFESTEILQDKEIISVKKRGGATLEVADGDKLLDEAENDKGLLLLANDKETGEYESESESERVDVEHSEDEELPVDANSRKRKANENLENVKLVLSFIPLFCYKLFLLAILSRVTCSNHKKMKIPDCKSKASEETNTIAATSSKKVKSSSIIKRSKELQEKIEEANQETTAPGAKKGLTLNFNKYQLISRSARRKKAKRQWMRELAKIGKKKTQPSSKPEVTRAKNKEANGQPKGLLHWKQASKMPVQNGDVGPSGTKPGHIRFEYTNEDQPRKQIGVSSEISKWKGSNNKRKGQNWSRDKFSTARKKESRRSTIESFKVLFKNAQVPVIDPNDFDKLPPCSEPNEGDVIAYRLLELNSSWIPEFSSFRVGRISYYDARDIVLIQVPEYPIAPENINEDGPNGSVYGEDGTLEINYSALVDVRIVKQYEPDAEKTVNDNGCRTPLSDGKDKDVAENLVYNSNDNKTDASKDSNPGDGEVSAWDRFSKVNPEVDPYVLNQCSYDAGGPSSSTGPDANKASSEDKELDKANSLDPPSSENNASWTNLQKTGPTENNCETGSSWGRPWSEFVVSRPSSAKQTNWQVESSRGNERPWSRGAPRGRGRGRGRDNGLGRGRGRNGNMM
- the LOC139850646 gene encoding protein-tyrosine-phosphatase MKP1-like, which encodes MFEEKDSPQPPQPKPPPGQKHNQKTYSRSASWAAGKARACLPPLQPLSVSRPKADEWPRASSDDLGVWPHTAPTTPGVKPKPPLNLNKNLGKPPREFEFKKDKLAFFDKECSRIIEHVFLGSDAVAKNRHVLRQNGITHVLNCVGFVCPEYFKNDLVYKTLWLQDSPSEDITSILYDVFDYFEDVREQNGRVFVHCCQGVSRSTSLVIAYLMWREGQSFETAFQQVKAARGVTNPNMGFASQLLQCQKRVHAMPVSPSSVLRMYRIAPHSSYAPLHLVPKLLARPNAMALDSRGAFIVNVPSAVYVWIGKICDSLMYESSRLAASQVIRYEKANGPALTIKEGDEPIEFWNALGNDQGQDRLIECTVGQRRVDDYDIDFGVFGKAANSGVVPPFSIRGNDSEMCLPARRSGWERLRRKFANGVMKELITSVKEVESPGASPDSCSSFSANQKWTKKGDGGDESECESRESFSSFLVEDSRKFDTISPSISPSTSDYSNSFSFSPTSSNWSDLSVLEASEPGINLNPNTKSREIPKNLVRTWSFSMDDQSMEDVEESTVEDDVTYDGSYVLYQWPTMERVETGGLGIPDSSCVYITYGSGVLYIWVGHDFSDNNVEWQMVGNEFLLSKGLETSSIVQIVREGDEPDQLWKHLHCFSFQNTADKDQNG